The following is a genomic window from Geobacillus subterraneus.
AGGCAGCAATTCCATTTACAATTTGATTTGTTTGTGCTCTGACTGCCACAAGGAAGTGACAGGCAACGAACTAGCCTACAAAGACGAATTCTTCCAAAAAATCAACGGAAGACCCGTGCGTTATTGGGATGCGATGCATGTCATGCAAGGGAAAATGTATCTTCGGAAAGAACTAGAAACCGTTGCCCCTGTGATATTAACAACAGGGGGAGACACCGCAAACAAACGGATTGATTGGGGAATCGAAAAGTCTCACGCCAACGATGCCATCGTCATCACCGATTCGTTCGTCACCAACGAACAATGCGCCATCAAGGAATGGCACATCAAGCCGATGCGCAGACGTTCAAACAAAAAGACGGACGAAGTGGACGGTTTTCGCCATCGGGATGTTGTCCGTTATACGAAACGTAACGGAGAAACGTACGTAGGCTACATTACCGCCCTTTATCCCGACAAGAAGCAATGCAATTTAACCACCATCGATGGCAAAGTGTTGAAAAGATACGGTCTGAACCGATTGACATTGATTCATCGTTTCAAAAATCTCTATTGGTTTTGAATATAGAAAAAGGAGGTGAATTCCTGGTTAATATTTCAAAAAAGTCACATTTTGTTGCGATTTGGGACGAAATGTGACGGTAAATATTAACCAGGTACACGTCTTGTTCGTGTACATTATCAATAAGCATGGAAAACCACTCATGCCATGCTCACCAAGGAAAGCAAGACTTTTGCTAAAACAGAAGAAAGCAAAAGTAGTAAGAAGGACACCTTTTACCATCCAGCTTTTATATGGTAGCAGTGGTTACAAACAACCCGTGTCATTGGGTGTTGACATGGGGACACGACATGTAGGAATTTCTGCAACAACAAAGAAAGATGTGCTGTTTGAAGCGGAAGCGCAACTTCGAACAGATATTGTGGAATTACTTGCTATACGGAGACAGTTCCGTAGAAGTCGAAGAAACAGAAAGACTCGCTACCGAGAAGCCAGATTTCTTAACAGAAGAAAACCAGAGGGATGGTTACCACCATCTATTCAACACAAAATCAACTCGCATATAAAGTTGATTGACTTAGTTCACAATATTCTCCCTGTCACATCTGTCACTATTGAGGTAGCAGCATTCGATACACAGAAATTAAAAAACCTAAATATCCGAGGGGTGGAATATCAACAAGGAGAACAAATGGGGTTTTGGAATGTTAGAGAGTATGTTCTATACAGAGACAATCATACTTGTCAATATTGCAAAGGAAAAAAGAAAGACCCTGTTCTCCAAGTGCATCATATTGAAAGTCGAAAGACAGGAGGTGATTCACCAGATAATCTGGTCACTCTATGCAAAACATGCCACCATGAAATTCACGAAAAAGGGCTTGAGCATATATTTCAACGCAAACGACCGCCTATGAGGGATGCTAGTCAGATGACCGCCATGCGATGGGCAATGTTTAGTAGGATAAGAGAAAAATACTCGCATGCAAATATCA
Proteins encoded in this region:
- the iscB gene encoding RNA-guided endonuclease IscB, yielding MPCSPRKARLLLKQKKAKVVRRTPFTIQLLYGSSGYKQPVSLGVDMGTRHVGISATTKKDVLFEAEAQLRTDIVELLAIRRQFRRSRRNRKTRYREARFLNRRKPEGWLPPSIQHKINSHIKLIDLVHNILPVTSVTIEVAAFDTQKLKNLNIRGVEYQQGEQMGFWNVREYVLYRDNHTCQYCKGKKKDPVLQVHHIESRKTGGDSPDNLVTLCKTCHHEIHEKGLEHIFQRKRPPMRDASQMTAMRWAMFSRIREKYSHANITYGYITKCIRIANGLSKSHMVDARCISGNPLAKPSGTVYLLKFVRKNNRQLHKATILKGGKRKSNKAPRFVKGFQLFDKVVYERKECFIFGRRSSGYFDLRLLDGTKVHASASWKKLKRVEHASTLLIERRKGDSSPTFALA